One window of the uncultured Paludibaculum sp. genome contains the following:
- a CDS encoding ribonuclease J, which produces MSDQKLKVIPLGGLGEFGMNCMAIRYGDDIIVVDAGMMFPDAELLGVDIVTPDFAYLEENKQFVRALVLTHGHEDHIGGIPFLLSQLNIPIYGTAFTLALVERRLEEHEMLDEADLHRVKPGQKIDLGPFHVEFVHVTHSIVSCVALAITTPLGVIIHTGDFKVDPTPTDNVLFDLHTLAEYGKRGVLLLLSDSTNVDRPGYTPSERAVQPRFEEIFNRAERRVVVSCFSSSIHRLQQILDLAATVGRKVAFIGRSMLSATEIAHNLGLLTIPDNLLLRPQDIMSVAPHKVVCVVSGTQGEPMSAMSRVAVDNHKSLTLERGDVVVHSARIIPGNEKAIGRMMNHIARRGAEVVAGTMNPPIHVSGHGSQEELKLLLNLIRPRYFVPIHGEYWQMSKHAALASHLRSYGLEDTFILETGQTLEIDRHGARKGEKVTVGRICIDSGSIDEVVEDMVIRDRRHLSEDGFVIPIIAIDKHTGKSEGLPEIVSRGFVSMEERSELMASARQVVLRTLETSSNEERTDWGVMQEKIRADLKRFLNKQTQRRPLIMPVILEV; this is translated from the coding sequence ATGTCCGACCAAAAACTAAAAGTAATCCCGCTGGGCGGCCTCGGCGAGTTCGGTATGAACTGCATGGCCATCCGCTACGGCGACGACATCATCGTCGTGGACGCGGGCATGATGTTCCCCGACGCCGAGCTTCTCGGTGTCGACATTGTCACTCCTGACTTCGCATACCTCGAAGAAAACAAGCAGTTTGTTAGAGCTCTTGTGCTCACGCACGGGCACGAGGACCACATTGGTGGAATCCCGTTTCTGCTCTCCCAGCTCAACATCCCCATCTACGGAACAGCCTTCACCCTGGCCTTGGTGGAGCGTCGGCTGGAAGAGCACGAGATGCTCGACGAAGCCGACCTGCACCGCGTCAAGCCCGGCCAGAAGATCGACTTGGGCCCCTTCCACGTGGAGTTCGTCCACGTCACCCACTCCATCGTCAGTTGCGTCGCCCTAGCCATTACCACGCCCCTGGGCGTGATCATCCACACCGGCGACTTCAAGGTGGACCCCACCCCCACCGACAACGTCCTCTTCGACCTGCACACCCTGGCGGAGTATGGCAAACGCGGCGTGCTCCTGCTGCTCTCCGACTCCACCAACGTCGACCGGCCCGGCTACACCCCCTCCGAGCGTGCGGTCCAGCCCCGCTTTGAAGAGATCTTCAATCGCGCCGAACGCCGTGTCGTCGTCTCCTGTTTCTCCAGCTCTATCCATCGTTTACAGCAGATTCTCGACCTCGCGGCCACCGTTGGCCGGAAGGTTGCCTTCATCGGCCGCAGCATGCTGTCGGCCACCGAGATCGCGCACAACCTGGGCCTGCTCACCATCCCCGACAACCTGCTGCTGCGCCCGCAGGACATCATGTCCGTGGCGCCACACAAGGTCGTCTGTGTTGTTAGCGGCACTCAGGGCGAGCCGATGTCCGCCATGAGCCGCGTGGCTGTCGACAACCACAAGAGCCTCACCCTGGAGCGCGGCGACGTCGTCGTCCATAGCGCCCGCATCATCCCCGGCAACGAGAAGGCCATCGGCCGCATGATGAACCACATCGCGCGCCGCGGCGCCGAGGTGGTGGCCGGCACCATGAATCCGCCAATCCACGTCTCTGGACATGGTTCCCAGGAAGAGCTCAAGTTATTGTTGAACTTGATCCGGCCCCGGTATTTTGTTCCCATTCATGGCGAATACTGGCAGATGTCCAAGCACGCAGCCCTCGCTTCGCACCTGCGCTCGTACGGGTTGGAAGACACCTTCATCCTCGAAACCGGCCAGACCCTGGAGATCGACCGTCACGGTGCGCGCAAGGGTGAGAAGGTCACCGTCGGCCGCATCTGCATCGACTCCGGCTCCATCGACGAGGTTGTTGAGGATATGGTCATCCGCGACCGCCGGCATCTTTCGGAAGACGGTTTCGTAATCCCCATCATCGCGATAGACAAACACACCGGGAAGTCGGAAGGCCTGCCGGAGATCGTATCCCGCGGTTTCGTCTCCATGGAGGAGCGCTCCGAGCTGATGGCTTCCGCGCGCCAGGTGGTTCTGCGGACCCTGGAGACCTCCTCGAACGAAGAGCGAACCGATTGGGGCGTAATGCAGGAGAAGATCCGCGCCGACCTGAAGCGGTTCCTCAACAAGCAGACGCAACGCCGTCCCTTAATCATGCCCGTCATCCTCGAGGTCTGA
- the secA gene encoding preprotein translocase subunit SecA, with product MVDSLLAKIFGTQHEREIKKLKPLLLAINEREAAVQALTDEQLAAKTSEFRQQLADGATLDDILVDAFAVVREAGRRILNMRHFDSQLIGGIVLHKGKIAEMKTGEGKTLVATLPVYLNALAGEGVHVVTVNDYLARRDSEWMGRLYKFLGLSVGLIVHGLDDDQRYAAYHCDITYGTNNEYGFDYLRDNMKFRLSDCVQRGHNFAIVDEVDSILIDEARTPLIISGPSEESTDKYFKVNGIIPKLIRGEVIEGREPGEKYTTGDYTVDERHRSVALTEEGVGKVERLLNVVNLYDPENLELNHHVQQGLRAHVLYQRDRDYIIKDGEVIIVDEFTGRLMPGRRWSDGLHQAVEAKEGVKIERENQTLATVTFQNYFRMYKKLSGMTGTADTEAAEFGKIYNLDVTLIPTNAPMVRKDLNDIVYRTEDEKWRNAAKEIAERSKTGQPVLVGTISVEKSEKLGGILKRMGVKHEVLNAKNHEREAYIIAQAGRYGGVTVSTNMAGRGTDILLGGNPEFLAQEDALKLKLVESIRADEAPLVADHQFYYFQRGDMHYRVPLDRYQEIYSKYKEQCAAEHIKVVEAGGLCIVGTERHESRRIDNQLRGRAGRQGDPGSSRFFLSLQDDLLRVFGGDRIQGLMLRLGMEEDVPIESKLITKRIAAAQKTVEAQNFASRKHVKEYDDVMDKQRKAIYGLRRQLLDGSDMKEKIFEIVDGILATFIDARCSEGSDPYKWDLTGLATDINSQFGLRFTPADVASMTRVQMEEYILEKLRKRYDEKEEVVGPEVMRETERMIWLSVIDQQWKDHLLSMDHLKEGIGMRAYGQKDPLIEYKKEGFQIFQEMMDRIEDETIRFLFFLQAVRGERPDVPMPDDSWPDEDDEDSDLGGESAAPAAPSAADQKEAQASFVDLTRNIQKKKEREMEMLQFTGGAAVATPAAQVIKGDKVGRNDPCPCGSGKKYKKCHGS from the coding sequence ATGGTCGATTCCTTATTGGCGAAGATCTTCGGCACCCAGCACGAGCGGGAGATCAAAAAACTGAAGCCGCTCCTCCTCGCAATCAACGAGCGCGAGGCGGCCGTGCAGGCTCTCACCGACGAACAACTCGCCGCAAAAACTTCTGAGTTCCGTCAGCAACTCGCTGACGGCGCAACCCTTGACGACATCCTCGTCGACGCCTTCGCCGTCGTCCGCGAAGCCGGCCGCCGCATCCTCAATATGCGGCACTTTGATTCCCAGTTGATCGGTGGCATCGTCCTCCACAAGGGCAAAATCGCCGAAATGAAAACCGGCGAAGGAAAAACTCTCGTCGCCACTCTGCCCGTTTACCTCAACGCCCTCGCGGGTGAGGGCGTCCACGTCGTCACCGTCAACGACTACCTAGCCCGCCGCGACTCGGAATGGATGGGCCGCCTCTATAAGTTCCTCGGTCTCAGCGTCGGCCTCATTGTTCATGGCCTTGATGACGACCAGCGCTACGCCGCCTACCACTGCGACATCACCTACGGCACCAATAACGAGTACGGTTTCGATTACCTCCGCGACAACATGAAGTTCCGCCTGAGCGATTGCGTTCAGCGCGGCCACAACTTCGCCATTGTCGACGAAGTCGACTCCATCCTCATCGACGAAGCCCGTACCCCGCTCATCATCAGCGGCCCGTCGGAAGAGTCCACCGACAAGTACTTCAAGGTCAACGGCATCATCCCCAAGCTCATCCGCGGCGAAGTGATCGAAGGCCGCGAGCCTGGTGAGAAATACACCACCGGCGACTACACGGTCGACGAACGCCATCGTAGTGTCGCCCTCACGGAAGAGGGCGTCGGCAAGGTCGAGCGTCTACTCAACGTCGTCAACCTCTACGACCCCGAAAACCTCGAGCTCAACCACCACGTCCAGCAGGGCCTGCGCGCCCACGTCCTCTACCAGCGCGACCGCGACTACATCATTAAGGATGGTGAAGTCATCATCGTCGATGAATTCACCGGCCGCCTGATGCCGGGCCGCCGCTGGTCCGATGGCCTCCACCAGGCCGTCGAAGCCAAGGAAGGCGTCAAGATCGAGCGCGAGAATCAAACCCTCGCCACCGTCACCTTCCAAAACTACTTCCGTATGTATAAGAAGCTGTCCGGCATGACCGGTACGGCCGACACGGAAGCCGCCGAATTCGGCAAGATCTACAACCTCGACGTCACCCTGATCCCCACCAACGCGCCAATGGTGCGCAAGGATCTGAACGACATCGTCTACCGCACCGAGGACGAGAAGTGGCGCAACGCGGCAAAAGAGATCGCCGAGCGCAGCAAGACCGGCCAGCCCGTGCTGGTGGGCACCATCTCGGTCGAGAAGTCGGAGAAACTGGGCGGCATCCTCAAGCGCATGGGCGTCAAGCACGAAGTGCTGAACGCCAAGAACCATGAGCGCGAAGCGTACATCATCGCCCAGGCGGGCCGCTATGGCGGCGTCACCGTTTCCACCAACATGGCTGGCCGCGGCACCGACATTCTGCTGGGCGGCAATCCGGAGTTCCTGGCTCAGGAAGATGCACTCAAACTGAAGCTCGTCGAATCGATCCGTGCCGATGAAGCGCCGCTCGTCGCCGACCATCAGTTCTACTACTTCCAGCGCGGCGACATGCACTATCGCGTGCCGCTCGACCGCTACCAGGAGATCTACTCCAAGTACAAGGAACAATGCGCCGCCGAACATATTAAGGTGGTCGAAGCCGGCGGCCTTTGCATCGTCGGCACCGAGCGTCACGAGTCCCGCCGTATCGACAACCAGTTACGTGGCCGCGCCGGCCGTCAGGGCGACCCCGGCTCCTCCCGCTTCTTCCTCTCTCTCCAGGACGACCTGCTGCGCGTGTTCGGTGGCGACCGCATTCAGGGCCTCATGCTCCGCTTGGGCATGGAAGAAGATGTGCCGATTGAGTCCAAGCTCATCACCAAGCGCATCGCCGCCGCCCAGAAGACCGTCGAAGCCCAGAACTTCGCCTCGCGCAAACACGTCAAGGAATACGACGACGTGATGGACAAGCAGCGCAAGGCCATCTACGGACTGCGCCGCCAGCTTCTCGACGGCTCCGACATGAAGGAGAAGATCTTCGAGATCGTCGACGGCATTCTCGCCACCTTCATCGATGCCCGCTGTTCCGAAGGCTCCGATCCTTATAAGTGGGATCTCACCGGCCTCGCGACCGACATCAATTCTCAGTTCGGCCTCCGCTTCACCCCCGCCGACGTCGCCTCCATGACCCGTGTGCAGATGGAGGAGTACATCCTCGAAAAGCTGCGCAAACGCTACGACGAGAAGGAAGAAGTGGTCGGCCCCGAGGTCATGCGTGAGACCGAACGCATGATCTGGCTTTCCGTGATCGATCAGCAGTGGAAAGACCATCTGTTGTCGATGGATCACCTCAAGGAAGGCATCGGCATGCGGGCCTATGGTCAAAAAGACCCGCTGATCGAGTACAAGAAAGAAGGCTTCCAGATCTTCCAGGAGATGATGGACCGCATCGAGGACGAAACCATCCGGTTCCTGTTCTTCTTGCAGGCCGTCAGGGGCGAGCGACCCGACGTCCCCATGCCGGACGATTCCTGGCCGGACGAGGACGACGAGGATTCCGACCTGGGGGGGGAGTCGGCGGCGCCGGCCGCCCCGTCCGCCGCGGACCAGAAGGAGGCCCAAGCCTCGTTCGTGGATCTCACGCGGAATATCCAGAAGAAGAAAGAACGCGAGATGGAGATGCTCCAGTTTACCGGGGGCGCCGCCGTGGCGACACCAGCGGCCCAGGTAATCAAGGGCGATAAAGTCGGCCGGAACGATCCCTGCCCCTGCGGCAGCGGCAAGAAATACAAAAAATGCCACGGGTCCTGA
- a CDS encoding CHAT domain-containing protein — protein MRAIILLLFLAIVSAQPVVDPTYFRAWQLVGQGRSREAIPLLQMLTESGHESAATVHLLVAAFLQAGLGASGEAYFRKRAAQDPSGGKAHLGLALVLSSRTHSGEALAEASVCARSDRSLLECYEMLANSSRWLGAAKDAVERLAKPVLQDPGRAESQYALCLFYADSGDTGKALKSGEAALRLALDHGDPLLLARTEEAIMSAYLRQSPANTQAALQHASESCRYARQSADPQAELDFCEPLASLRLLADGSDESGFDALIARARTLNNPGLEARLESGLGENLAQTGRVDDALQHMDRSVAICATLPECRGLETFLRKKGVFQMRLGAYESAISSFEEALRAGSAALYPGSRAHVLASLTVAHNQAGNALDAIRTAEEAVRLFRQTGQEWQAGAELSDVGWAYLTLGDFPTAIRYFQESLASARKFRDPGEVARNRNLLAAAHLEMGQPALARKDLLPALEVYKTGREPQFQIRTRTLLGEAESQLGHFELARQHLESAIQSVASLKDAWLEADVRNAMGRHLLRTGSLDEAERSFQSCLTIAERGELKGQMQAARSGLASIAQRRNQPEQALEWLQKAVDALESLRSAAPGPELRAGLLQRNSAVYAELIQTASRLHAKHPDAGYEKLALSYCERGRARVLLDLLEESRAGLKAGLTPQQAARQRSLEQKLSAAVSRHRTEDSAATRAAVERAEMDLKQWSTDLRVENPKFHHLKYPEPLDAEGIRKLAVEKNVTIVEYALGRDSSRVWVADAHGLYSAAVPAEPVVLATVRRLRASLSKHPAGAAAEDYRGPARELDRMLIGPIRAHIGKSAATVVVADGILHYLPFEVLLGPDGRFLIERTALSYAPSASVFGELERSGAGKARQELLALGNPDFGAWSSLPGRNDGTVTRDVYRAAGLTLRSLPGTEAEARSIANLFSPRGTRLLLGRQASEAVLKSEPLDEFRRLHLATHALIDERAPARSGLVLSLVSTGKEDGVLQLSEIMGLRLDADLVTLSACQTGLGTLVRGEGMVGLTGAFLFAGARRLAVSVWPVSDSVTPELMRGFYGGLRNGEAPSLALRAVKLRMLKSNVPAYRHPHYWAGFVLVGAR, from the coding sequence ATGCGGGCGATCATTTTGCTCCTGTTTCTGGCAATTGTCTCCGCTCAGCCGGTCGTCGATCCAACGTACTTCCGTGCCTGGCAACTGGTGGGGCAAGGGCGTTCCAGAGAAGCGATCCCACTGCTGCAGATGCTCACCGAGAGTGGTCACGAAAGTGCCGCGACAGTGCATCTCCTGGTAGCCGCTTTTCTGCAGGCCGGTTTAGGGGCATCCGGGGAAGCGTACTTCCGCAAACGCGCCGCTCAGGACCCTTCGGGTGGCAAAGCCCACCTGGGCCTCGCTCTCGTGCTGAGCTCTCGAACCCACAGTGGGGAGGCTCTGGCTGAGGCGAGTGTATGTGCCCGCAGCGACCGGTCCCTGCTGGAGTGCTACGAGATGCTAGCCAACAGTTCCAGATGGCTCGGCGCCGCGAAGGACGCAGTGGAGCGCCTTGCGAAACCTGTACTGCAGGACCCGGGCCGGGCTGAATCGCAGTATGCGCTGTGTCTCTTCTATGCCGACTCGGGCGACACAGGCAAAGCCCTGAAGTCGGGCGAGGCCGCACTCCGCCTGGCGCTGGACCATGGGGACCCCCTTCTATTGGCCAGGACCGAAGAGGCAATAATGAGCGCCTACCTTAGGCAATCTCCCGCGAACACCCAAGCGGCGTTGCAGCATGCATCCGAATCGTGCCGGTATGCCCGGCAATCGGCCGACCCTCAGGCGGAGCTGGATTTCTGCGAGCCTCTGGCCTCTTTGAGACTGCTGGCTGACGGTTCGGACGAGAGCGGATTCGATGCGCTGATCGCACGTGCCCGGACGTTGAATAACCCAGGACTGGAAGCCCGCCTGGAGAGCGGACTAGGGGAGAATCTCGCGCAAACGGGGCGGGTTGACGATGCCCTGCAACATATGGACCGGAGTGTGGCAATCTGCGCCACATTGCCGGAGTGCCGAGGGCTTGAGACCTTTCTGAGAAAGAAAGGGGTGTTCCAGATGCGCCTGGGCGCGTACGAATCCGCCATCTCCTCATTCGAGGAGGCGTTAAGAGCCGGCAGTGCTGCCCTGTACCCTGGATCGCGTGCTCATGTGCTGGCTTCCTTGACCGTCGCCCACAATCAAGCAGGTAATGCCCTGGATGCGATCCGTACGGCCGAAGAGGCAGTACGGCTCTTCCGCCAGACCGGTCAGGAGTGGCAAGCTGGGGCGGAACTCAGCGATGTCGGCTGGGCCTATCTGACATTGGGGGACTTTCCGACCGCGATCCGCTATTTCCAGGAGTCCCTGGCAAGCGCTCGCAAGTTTCGAGATCCAGGAGAAGTCGCGAGGAACAGGAACCTGCTGGCCGCGGCGCACCTGGAGATGGGCCAGCCAGCCCTCGCCCGGAAGGATCTCCTTCCGGCGTTGGAGGTGTACAAGACGGGGAGGGAGCCTCAGTTCCAGATCCGGACCCGCACACTCCTGGGCGAGGCGGAGAGCCAGCTTGGCCACTTCGAACTGGCCCGACAGCATCTGGAATCGGCCATACAATCGGTGGCCAGCCTGAAAGACGCGTGGCTGGAGGCGGACGTGCGGAACGCGATGGGCCGGCATCTGTTGCGCACCGGTTCCCTCGACGAGGCCGAGCGGTCGTTTCAATCGTGTCTGACGATTGCCGAGCGCGGTGAATTGAAAGGGCAGATGCAGGCCGCGCGGAGCGGGCTGGCGTCGATTGCCCAACGCCGGAATCAACCCGAGCAGGCATTGGAATGGCTTCAGAAGGCGGTTGACGCCCTGGAGTCGTTGCGTTCGGCGGCGCCGGGACCGGAGCTCCGGGCGGGGTTGCTGCAAAGGAACTCGGCGGTTTACGCGGAGCTTATTCAGACGGCGAGCCGCCTGCACGCTAAGCATCCGGACGCAGGCTACGAGAAGCTGGCCCTGAGCTACTGCGAACGGGGCCGCGCCCGTGTTTTGCTGGACCTGCTGGAAGAGTCGAGGGCTGGATTGAAGGCGGGTCTCACTCCACAGCAGGCCGCGCGCCAGAGATCTCTGGAACAGAAGCTGTCGGCGGCGGTCAGCCGGCATCGCACGGAGGACAGCGCAGCGACGCGAGCGGCGGTCGAGCGCGCGGAGATGGATTTGAAGCAATGGTCCACGGATCTGCGAGTCGAGAACCCGAAGTTCCACCATCTGAAGTACCCGGAGCCTCTGGACGCGGAGGGAATTCGGAAGCTCGCGGTCGAGAAGAACGTGACGATTGTAGAGTACGCCCTGGGCCGCGACTCGTCCCGTGTCTGGGTGGCCGATGCACATGGATTGTATTCGGCTGCCGTGCCGGCGGAGCCGGTCGTGTTGGCCACGGTACGGCGGCTGAGAGCGAGTCTGTCGAAACATCCGGCGGGCGCGGCTGCCGAGGACTATCGTGGGCCTGCCCGTGAACTGGACCGGATGCTGATTGGCCCCATTCGCGCTCATATCGGGAAGAGCGCGGCCACGGTCGTCGTGGCGGATGGCATCCTCCACTACCTGCCTTTCGAGGTTCTGCTGGGGCCGGACGGCCGATTCTTGATCGAACGGACCGCCCTCAGCTATGCGCCCTCGGCCAGCGTCTTCGGAGAACTAGAGCGAAGCGGAGCCGGCAAGGCGCGCCAGGAACTGCTGGCGCTGGGCAACCCGGACTTTGGAGCGTGGTCCAGCCTGCCAGGCAGGAACGACGGCACTGTGACGCGTGACGTCTATCGCGCGGCTGGGCTGACCCTTCGATCGTTGCCCGGGACCGAGGCGGAAGCGCGCTCCATCGCCAACTTATTCTCGCCGCGCGGCACTCGCCTGCTGCTGGGCAGGCAGGCGAGCGAGGCGGTGCTAAAGAGCGAACCCTTGGACGAGTTCCGGCGGCTGCATTTGGCGACGCATGCCTTGATCGACGAACGGGCGCCGGCGCGTAGCGGCCTGGTGCTGTCGCTGGTTAGCACCGGCAAGGAAGACGGGGTGTTGCAGCTCAGCGAGATCATGGGGCTGCGGTTGGATGCCGATCTGGTCACGCTGTCGGCCTGCCAGACGGGTCTGGGCACGCTGGTACGCGGCGAGGGAATGGTCGGTTTGACGGGTGCGTTCCTCTTCGCTGGCGCCCGGAGGTTAGCGGTGAGCGTGTGGCCAGTGAGCGACAGCGTCACTCCGGAGCTGATGCGTGGATTCTATGGCGGCTTGCGTAACGGTGAGGCGCCATCCCTCGCGCTGCGCGCCGTGAAGCTGCGGATGCTGAAGTCAAACGTGCCGGCGTACCGGCATCCTCATTATTGGGCGGGGTTTGTGTTGGTGGGGGCGCGGTAG
- a CDS encoding sigma-70 family RNA polymerase sigma factor, producing the protein MEVEQLACLTDDLLAEQFKTTGDGAFFAEIFRRYRAGIFRCCLAVVRDQEAAADLTQTTFLRGLEGIDRYTGGNLRGWLVTIARHQSINWLRAKNRGPQVLIDEEFPELRSYIEQDLVSSATIRELLTPLTEMQQRCLKLFWLNGLTYEETATLTGVEVGKVRSHIQNGMRRMRKAQVDSGKK; encoded by the coding sequence ATGGAAGTCGAGCAACTGGCCTGTTTGACGGATGATCTGCTCGCCGAGCAGTTCAAGACTACTGGCGATGGTGCGTTCTTTGCGGAAATATTTAGACGGTACCGGGCCGGGATCTTCCGGTGCTGCCTGGCGGTGGTGCGCGACCAGGAGGCTGCCGCCGATCTGACGCAGACGACGTTTCTTCGGGGATTGGAAGGCATCGACCGGTACACTGGCGGGAATTTGCGGGGATGGCTTGTTACCATCGCCCGCCATCAGTCGATCAACTGGCTTCGAGCTAAAAACCGGGGACCACAGGTCTTGATCGACGAGGAGTTTCCGGAACTCCGGTCGTATATCGAGCAGGACTTGGTGTCCAGCGCCACGATCCGGGAGCTACTTACACCGTTGACTGAAATGCAGCAGCGCTGCCTGAAACTGTTTTGGCTCAACGGGCTCACCTACGAAGAGACCGCTACGTTGACGGGGGTGGAAGTGGGCAAGGTGAGGTCGCATATTCAGAATGGAATGAGACGCATGCGCAAGGCGCAAGTGGATTCCGGGAAGAAGTGA
- a CDS encoding IS4 family transposase gives MPLGIAKAPCRSTLACANEHRPAALLEDLFWTWLARSRDQQALGKRKHKFRFKNKLTNLDSTTITLCLNLFLWVKFRRANSGAKAHVLLDHDDHLPTHVLLTEARRSDVKMADSVLLNPGSIVAMDRGYNDYSLFGRWMEAGVFFVTRLNDDAQFEIVEERTKPQHRAICVDQIIRLTLDKGRAGCPHLLRRVVALVPKKEDVIVPLTNHLEFGATTIAAVYRDGWKLELPLRAIKQNMTVKAFVGTCENALRIRMWTALITLLLLKWLHHLSCANWSLSNLASLLRLNLSTYRESTKWLNHPLETPPLPPPPGQLMLALS, from the coding sequence GTGCCCCTCGGCATCGCCAAAGCGCCCTGTCGTTCCACCCTTGCCTGTGCCAACGAACACCGCCCGGCCGCCTTGCTCGAGGATCTCTTCTGGACCTGGCTGGCCCGCTCCCGCGACCAGCAGGCGCTCGGCAAGCGCAAACACAAGTTCCGCTTCAAAAACAAACTGACTAATCTGGACTCGACGACCATTACCCTGTGCCTGAACCTGTTTCTCTGGGTGAAGTTCCGTCGCGCCAACAGCGGAGCGAAAGCGCATGTTCTCCTCGACCATGATGATCACCTCCCAACCCATGTGCTGCTCACTGAGGCCCGTCGGAGCGACGTCAAAATGGCCGACTCCGTCCTGCTCAATCCCGGCTCCATCGTCGCCATGGATCGCGGTTACAACGACTACTCCCTGTTCGGCCGCTGGATGGAAGCCGGCGTCTTCTTCGTGACCCGGTTGAACGACGATGCCCAGTTTGAAATTGTCGAGGAGCGGACAAAGCCGCAGCATAGAGCGATCTGCGTCGACCAAATCATCCGTCTCACTTTGGACAAAGGCCGCGCCGGCTGCCCGCACCTGCTGCGCCGTGTCGTGGCCTTGGTCCCCAAAAAGGAGGATGTCATCGTGCCGCTCACCAACCATCTGGAGTTCGGCGCGACGACCATTGCCGCCGTCTATAGGGACGGTTGGAAACTGGAACTGCCTCTCAGGGCGATCAAACAGAACATGACCGTGAAGGCCTTCGTCGGCACGTGCGAGAACGCTCTCCGCATTCGGATGTGGACAGCCCTGATCACACTGCTTCTGTTGAAGTGGCTGCATCACCTCTCCTGCGCCAACTGGTCCTTGTCGAATCTGGCCTCGCTGCTGCGGCTCAACCTGTCCACCTACCGCGAATCGACCAAGTGGCTCAACCATCCGCTCGAAACCCCACCTCTACCACCGCCACCCGGGCAACTGATGCTCGCCCTATCCTGA
- a CDS encoding DUF4384 domain-containing protein, which produces MQAGRNDRWCWVAVLLSGWLACLGQSGNRARDARDLFLDESGPKAGRVGARYSILLSSQEGIEPQPVDPSTTFKTGDCIAVELETNFSGYVNVMGKGVSGHWEMLVPSASDPAGVNVVRPRVRFRLPREDCIEFTDPPGVEYLVLSFSQDVRDPRQVFDVFRLSSLADTTDRGGPKTATKTDPVALAQVLGSRDLKRKQVGAATQAGERPFSVYVEAQQSKFYFQISLKHQ; this is translated from the coding sequence ATGCAAGCAGGACGAAATGATCGCTGGTGTTGGGTGGCGGTACTGCTATCGGGCTGGCTTGCCTGCCTGGGGCAATCCGGCAACCGTGCTCGGGATGCGCGCGATCTCTTCCTCGACGAAAGCGGACCAAAGGCTGGCCGCGTTGGTGCCAGATACAGCATTCTCCTGAGCTCGCAAGAGGGGATCGAACCGCAGCCGGTGGATCCTTCGACCACATTCAAGACCGGGGACTGTATTGCGGTGGAGCTCGAAACGAACTTCTCGGGCTACGTGAACGTGATGGGGAAAGGAGTGAGTGGGCATTGGGAGATGCTGGTGCCCAGCGCCTCAGACCCGGCGGGTGTGAATGTGGTGCGTCCTCGTGTGAGATTCAGGCTACCGCGTGAAGACTGCATCGAGTTCACAGATCCGCCGGGTGTTGAATACCTCGTTCTTTCGTTCTCACAGGATGTACGTGATCCCCGGCAGGTGTTTGATGTGTTTCGCTTGTCCTCCCTGGCTGACACAACTGACCGAGGCGGGCCAAAGACCGCGACAAAGACCGATCCGGTCGCTTTGGCACAGGTTTTGGGCTCGCGTGATTTGAAGCGGAAGCAGGTAGGTGCGGCAACTCAGGCGGGCGAACGGCCGTTCTCCGTGTACGTAGAGGCACAGCAGTCCAAGTTCTATTTCCAAATTTCTTTGAAACACCAATGA